The following nucleotide sequence is from Candidatus Margulisiibacteriota bacterium.
TTGGCGGACTGGAGATCGGCGGCGGATCCCCGGTTTCCGTCCAGTCGATGACCAAGACCAAAACAGCCGATGTCAAAGCGACGGTCGAACAGATCCATCAGCTTGAAAAAGCCGGTTGCCAGCTGGTCCGCTGCGCGGTCCCCGACCGTGCGGCGGCCCTGGCATTAAAAGAGATCAAAAAAAATATTACCATACCATTGGTCGCCGATATTCATTTCAACCATGAATACGCTCTGCTGGCGGCCGAAGCGGGGGTTGATAAATTAAGGATCAATCCCGGTAACATTGGGAGTGAAGATAAAGTTAAGGCGGTCGTCTCCGCGGCCAAAGAGCGGAAAATTCCCATCAGGATCGGGGTCAATTCAGGCTCCCTGTCGAAAGATATCTTACAAGTTAATGGCGGACATGTTACTGCCGGGGGAATTATTGAGAGTGCCATGCGTCATGTCGCTATCCTGGAAAAGCTGGAATTCCATGATATTGTCCTGTCGCTCAAGGCGACCTCGGTCCCTTTGACCATTGAAGCGTACCGCTTAATGGCGGAAAAAGT
It contains:
- the ispG gene encoding (E)-4-hydroxy-3-methylbut-2-enyl-diphosphate synthase, which encodes MKRGNTRKIKVGGLEIGGGSPVSVQSMTKTKTADVKATVEQIHQLEKAGCQLVRCAVPDRAAALALKEIKKNITIPLVADIHFNHEYALLAAEAGVDKLRINPGNIGSEDKVKAVVSAAKERKIPIRIGVNSGSLSKDILQVNGGHVTAGGIIESAMRHVAILEKLEFHDIVLSLKATSVPLTIEAYRLMAEKVEYPLHVGITESGIPRTGIIRSAVGIGAILAEGIGDTLRVSLTGDPVEE